Proteins encoded in a region of the Acipenser ruthenus chromosome 54, fAciRut3.2 maternal haplotype, whole genome shotgun sequence genome:
- the prmt5 gene encoding protein arginine N-methyltransferase 5 gives MASSGSRVSSGRDLSSVPEVGDTLGAIARLGFDFLCMPIFHPRFGREFCDEPAQSRPGAHTRSDLLLSGRDWNTLIVGKLSHWIQADSEVKTIRKNSEAALVQELNFAAYLGLPAFMIPLRQENNANLARILLNHIHTGHHSSMFWISVPLMAAEDVRDDIIENEPINRKDDGSEDERTWQWWHSFRTLCDYNKRICLAIEIGADLPSEAVIDKWLGEPIKAAILPTSIFLTNKKGFPVLSKLHQRIIFRLFKLDAQFIFTGSNRHSDKEFRSYLQYLQYLNENRPAPNSYEVFAKGYEDYLQSPLQPLMDNLESQTYEVFEKDPIKYSQYQQAVYRCLLDRVPDEQKDTNTQVLMVLGAGRGPLVNASLRAAKQAERRIRVYAVEKNPNAVITLENWRFEEWGDQVTVVSCDMREWAAPEKADIIVSELLGSFGDNELSPECLDGAQHFLKADGVSIPCDYTSYLAPISSSKLYNEVRMCREKDRDPEAQFEMPYVVRLHNFHQLAEPQACFTFRHPNPDPVIDNNRYCSLRFNVQCNTVLHGFAGYFETNLYKDVTLSIRPQTHSPGMFSWFPILFPLKQPVLLARESEVCVRFWRCNNGKKVWYEWAVTEPVCSAIHNPAGRSYTIGL, from the exons ATGGCGTCTAGCGGGAGTCGTGTGTCCAGCGGCCGGGATTTGAGCTCTGTTCCCGAGGTCGGAGACACGCTGGGAGCCATAGCCAGACTCGG GTTCGATTTCCTGTGCATGCCGATCTTTCACCCTCGCTTCGGGCGGGAGTTCTGTGATGAGCCGGCTCAGTCTCGACCCGGCGCACACACACGGTCGGATTTGCTGCTGTCTGGACGAG ATTGGAACACTCTGATTGTGGGAAAACTCTCCCATTGGATCCAAGCAGATTCTGAGGTGAAAACCATCCGCAAGAATTCAGAAGCG GCTCTAGTTCAGGAGCTGAACTTCGCTGCCTATCTGGGTCTCCCAGCCTTCATGATCCCGCTGCGACAGGAAAACAATGCCAACCTGGCCCGGATACTGCTCAACCACATTCACACTGGCCACCATTCATCCATG ttttggaTCAGTGTTCCACTGATGGCGGCAGAAGATGTGCGTGATGACATCATCGAGAACGAGCCAATCAACCGCAAGGATGACGGAAGTGAAGATGAAAGGACCTGGCAGTG gtggcaTTCCTTTCGTACTCTGTGTGATTACAACAAACGCATCTGTTTGG CGATCGAGATTGGTGCAGATCTGCCCTCTGAAGCTGTGATTGACAAGTGGCTGGGAGAGCCAATCAAAGCGGCCATCCTGCCCACCAGCATCTTCCTGACCAATAAGAAGGGCTTCCCGGTGCTGTCCAAGCTGCACCAGCGAATCATATTCAGGCTGTTCAAG TTGGACGCTCAGTTTATCTTCACGGGTTCGAATCGTCACTCTGATAAGGAGTTCCGCTCCTACCTGCAGTACCTGCAGTACCTCAATGAGAACCGCCCCGCCCCCAACTCCTATGAGGTCTTCGCTAAGGGCTACGAGGACTACCTGCAGTCTCCACTACAG cctCTAATGGATAACCTGGAGTCCCAGACATACGAAGTCTTTGAAAAGGATCCCATCAAATACTCCCAGTACCAGCAG GCAGTCTACAGATGTCTGCTTGACAGGGTCCCAGATGAACAGAAAGACACCAACACACA GGTGCTGATGGTTCTGGGGGCTGGTCGGGGCCCCCTGGTCAATGCTTCTCTCCGAGCCGCTAAGCAGGCAGAGCGACGCATCCGAGTGTACGCCGTGGAGAAGAACCCCAACGCTGTCATCAC gctggaGAACTGGCGCTTTGAGGAGTGGGGTGACCAGGTGACCGTGGTGTCATGTGACATGCGGGAGTGGGCAGCGCCCGAGAAGGCTGATATCATCGTGAGCGAGCTGCTGGGGTCCTTTGGGGATAATGAGCTGTCTCCGGAGTGCCTGGACGGAGCGCAGCACTTTCTCAAAG CGGATGGGGTGAGTATCCCCTGTGATTACACCTCATATCTGGCCCCCATCTCCTCCTCCAAGCTCTACAACGAGGTGCGAATGTGCCGGGAGAAGGACCGTGACCCCGAGGCTCAGTTTGAGATGCCCTACGTGGTGCGGCTGCACAACTTTCACCAGCTGGCAGAGCCACAGGCCTGCTTCACATTCCGCCACCCCAACCCAG ATCCAGTGATTGATAATAACCGGTACTGCTCTCTCCGGTTCAATGTCCAGTGCAACACGGTGCTTCATGGTTTTGCTGGGTATTTTGAAACCAATCTCTACAAAGACGTCACGCTGA GTATCCGTCCACAGACTCATTCCCCAGGCATGTTCTCATGGTTCCCCATCCTCTTCCCTCTCAAA CAGCCGGTCCTCCTGGCCCGCGAGTCTGAGGTATGTGTGCGGTTCTGGAGGTGCAACAACGGCAAGAAGGTGTGGTACGAGTGGGCCGTGACCGAACCCGTGTGCTCAGCAATACACAACCCGGCAGGGCGGTCCTACACTATCGGACTGTGA